In Paracoccus sp. SCSIO 75233, the genomic window TCTTCATAGCCCCAGCCGACGATCATGAAGTACATGCCGACCAGCGACACTTCAAAGAAGACGTAGAACAGGAGCGCGTCCAGCGCCGCGAAAGTGCCGATCGACGCGGTCTCCAGCATCAGCATCAGCGCGACAAAGACCGCCGGGCGGTCGGTGATCCGCGCCGCATAGATTGCCGACAGGAAAAACAGCAGCGAGGTCAGCAGGATCAGCGGCAGGCTTAGCCCGTCGATGCCCAGCCGGTAGGCCGCGCCGATGGCCGGGATCCATGCGATCTCCTCGACCTGCGCGAAACCGCCTGGCAGCGTGCCCCGCGCCCAGATCGCCAGCGTCACCACGAAGGTCAGCCCGGTGGTGGCGATGGAAACGCCATGGGCGATGCGCGCCGACTTGTTTGGCAGGGCCATCAGCAGCACGCCACCAAGAAGCGGCAAAAAGACGGAGATCGAGAGAAGGGGCATGGCGGGGTCGTCTTTCTTCAGGAGGACATCGGTAAGATCAGCAGCACCGCCGCGATGACGGCAATGCCCATGACGGTCAGGGCGAGTTCGCGGTGGATGAGCCCGCTTTGCAGCAGGCGCAGGCGGCGGCCGGCGGCAATTGTCCGGTCGACAAGGCCGAAGATCAGCCCGTCGATGCCTTTTGTGTCGGTGGTCTCGGCGCTGTCACCCAGGCGCAGGTTCATCCGGCCCACCTGAAGGGTCGCGGCATAAAGCCGGTTGTCTGAACGCTCGGCACTGGATGCGGTGCCAAGGCTCAAGATCCGCACAAGGCCAAGTTGCGACGCCAGCAGACGCCGTTCGAAACCTTCACAGGCGGCGGCAAAAGCCAGCGACGGGCGCAGCACCAGCCCGTCCATACCGCCCGCGACGGCAAAGCCGCGCTGCGCCATCGGCAGAACCGGCCCCATCAGGCGGGCAGGTTGGATGAACCAGCCCAGCACCAGGCCGCTCAGCGCCGCCATAAGCCCGAGGATCATCGCGGTTCCTTCCGGCGGCAGTTCGGCCTCAAGCAGATGTTCCAGCGGCGTGAAGGCGAACCCAAGCCCCGCCGCCAGCGCCGTCAGCACCGCCATGCCCGCACCCATCCAGCCCATCCCCTTGCCCAGAACGGGCTGGGCCTCGCCCTGCCACAGCACCCGCAGCGCCCGCGCCATATAGGCCCCGGTCAGCACCGTGCCTGCCAGCGCCAGCGGCGCGAGCCATACGACCCCGGGGGCCGCCAGCGCGGCGGCAAGGATCGCGTCCTTGGAAAAGAACCCCGCCAGCGGCGGGATCCCCGCCAGCGCCAAAGCAGCAATGCCGAAAGCGGCCAGCACCAGCGGTCGTGCCCGGCCCGCGCCCGCGACCGCATCCATGTCGGTGCTGTCGCGATCATGCTGGAACACACCCGCCCCCAGAAAAAGCGTGCTCTTTATCGCCGCGTGGGCGATAAGGTGCAGCAGCGCCGCCACCGGCACCCCCGCGCCAATGGCCAGCAGCATCAGCCCGTACTGGCTGGAGGTCGAGGCGGCCAGCAGCCGCTTCAGGTCCCGCTCGGCCAGCGCGATCAGGCCGGCAACGACGGCGGTGACGCCGCCCACCAGCCCGACCGCAATCAGCGCGCCTGCGGGCAGCATCGGGGTCACGCGGATCAGCAAGATCGCCCCCGCCGCCACCAGAGTCGCGGAATGCAGCAAAGCGGAGACCGGCGTCGGGCCGGCCATGGCGCGCTGCAACCAGTCCTGCAACGGCACCTGCGCCGACTTGCCCATCGCGCCGATCAGCAACAGCAACCCGGCGACCAGTGCGGGCGTGCCGGTGATATCCAACGCGGCCGAGATTTCCGCGGTGCCGGCCCAGCCGATCAGCACGAAAATCCCCAGATAAAGCCCCAGATCGGCGCTGCGGGTATACAGAAACGCCCGCATCGCGGCACCGGGCACGCCGTCACGCCCATGCCAGAACCCGATCAGCAGATAGCTGGAAAAACCGATCAGTTCCCACGCCGCCAGCACGGTGATCCAGTCGCCCGCCAGAACCAGCGCCTGCATCGCGGCGACAAACAGCAGCAGGATCCCGAAAAAGCGCGGCTTCTCGGGGTCGCTGCGCATGTAACCGACAGCGTAGATCAGCACACAGGCCGCCACCGTCGCCACCATGGCCGAAAACACCGCCGTCAGCGGCGTCGCGACCAACCGCAGCGGCATCTGCGGCAGCCCCGGCAGGACCAGTTGCATGGTGCCACCGGAAACGATCCCCGCCAGCAACGCCATCGCCGCGACAAACCCAAGGCCGACGCCCGCCAGTGCAATCGCTTCGGGTGCGCGGCGCAGCACAAGCGCCGCGAGACCCGCCAGCAGCGGCGCAAGGATAATGAGCGCCAGCATCGTCATCCCTTCAACTCGCGCGCTTCTTCCATCTCAACCGACCCGCGCACCCGGAACCGCGCGATGGCGATGGCAAAGCCGACCGCCATTTCGACCGCCATCACCGCCATCACGATCAGCACGAACATCTGACCGGCCGGTTCATCGGGATGCAGATAGCGCCAGAAGGCCACCAGATTGACCAGTGCTGCGGCCAAAATCAGCTCGACCCCCATGATGATCATCACCAGGTTCGTCTGGCTCAGCGCGCCGTAAAGACCGATACCAAACAGCCCCGCGCCGACGCTGAGCGCGATCATCATCTCCACAATCATTTGCTCTGCTCCGCGTTGGGGACGATGGCCACCATCGTGGCCGCAACCATGGCCGTCAGGATGGTCAGCCCTGCCGACTGGAAGATGAACATTGACCGGCCCAGCAATTCGCGGCCCAGATCGGCGGCCTGTTCATGCGCACCCGGCACAGACAGGGCGACCGGACCCCAATCGGGCAGCCAGACCAGCAGCAGCGCCGCCAGCAGCCCAATGCCCCCGGCCCAGAGCGACAGGCGTTTCTGGTGGGTCATGTCCATTTTGCCCATGCCGCCGGGATCCATCATGAACATCACCATGAAAATCGCCATCACGCTCATTTCCGTGGCCATCATCATGATCTGCAACACGCCCAGAAACTCGGCCTGCATGACCAGAAACATCGCCCCTATCGCGGTTTGCGAAAACAGCAGCGCCAGCGCCGAGCGCACCATCGAATGGGTGCGGAAAACCACGACGCCGAACCACACCGCCGCGCCGCCGAAGAACGCCAAGAAGATCATCTGAACCGTCATATCGGCACCACCAGCGCGATCACGCCCACGACAAAGATATTGGCCAGCGCCAGCGAGATCCCCAGCTTCCAGCTCAGCGCCAGGTAACGCGCTTCGCGGATGCGCGGCATATAGCGCCCGACGCTCAGCATGGCCGCGGCCACGGCCAGGATCTTGATCGCGCTCCAGGCCCACGCGGGCAGCCACGGGCCCAGCCAGCCGCCCAGATAGAAGGTCACGGTCGCCCCCGCCAGCGCCAGGATAATGACCATCCGCGCCAGCCGCAGCACTGCCAGCCGCACGCCGGTATATTCCGCCTCGACCCCGCCGGCCAATTCGCCGGTCGCATCGGGCAGGTCCAGCGGCGGCAGCCAGGCCAGCCCCATCGCCGCCACGACGAACAGGACAAACCCCATCGGCTGGTACAGCACGTTCCAGAGCTGCGCCTGCGAGGCGACGATCTCAACCGTCGAGAGCGACTCCGCCCGCATGGCGACGGCGGTGATCGGCATCACGATCAGCATGGCATAGGCAATGAACTGGCCCAGGAACCGCCAGCCCGCGATCATGGCGTAGGCCCCGTTCGGCCCCCAGCCCGCCATGATCAGCGCCACCAGCACATAGGCCAGCGCAGCGTTCAAAAACAGCGCTCCGGTCGCCAGGTCGGTGATGATAAGCCCCGGCGCCAGCGGGATCACTGCCACCGCCATCAGCCCCGCCACCAAAAGCAGCACCGGCCCAAGCTCAAAGAACAACCGGTCAGATTTGCGCGCCAGCAGCGATTCCCGCCCCATAAGCGCCAAGGCGGCCCAGGCCGGACCGGTCAGGCTCAGGTGCCCATGCACGGCCCATCGTTCGATGACGGCCAGCGCATAGGCCCCGGCGGCGAGCGACAGGAGAACGACAAGAATGCTCATCCACGCACCTCCCAGGGCGACAGGTCGAGCGAGGCGACGGCGCTCAGGGCATCGCCCAGTTCCTGCTGCGCCGTCACCGTTTCGACAAGGGCGATGTTCACGTCTGTCGGCGTGTCGAGATCGGCCTCGACCACCTTGCCATTGGCCAGCTTCACGCGCAGCGACGCCGTGCCGCGCGGTGTTTCGATGCGAGCCTCGCCCTCGCCCGACACCCTGTCCACATCCGGCACCTGCGGCACAGCAATCATCCCGGCGGCCGCGATCAGGTCGAGGCTTTGGGCGATCTCTTCGCAGCGCAGCCGCAGCCGCGCCAGCGCATCGCCGCCGTTGCGGACGCGCATTTCGAACCCGAGATCCTTCAGCGTTGGATCACCCGTTCGGGCATCCGATCCGCCACCTCGCGCCCGGTCCACCGGGCCGCTGGCCGGGGCGTCATTGCCGATGCGCGCGATGCGTCTAAGCCGCATCCGCATCAGCGGGGCCGCCTGCACCCGGCGCGACAGCCGCCGGATCGCCCCAGCCTGCGTGGCAATCCCGGCAACGTCGGCACCTTGAACGGTCAGTTGCAACGCCCCAGCGCGCGCGGCGAGCCACAAAAAACCCGACTGAAGGCCGAACTCGGCCAGCCAGTTCAGGTGGCTGGCGATCCGCTCGCGTTCCACGGCGGCGGCGCGGCCACGGCGCGCGTCATGGTCGGGCTCGACGCCGGCGGCCACCTCAATCGCAGCGCAAGCCAGCGCGCGATAGGACACGCTGCTGAGCGGCATCATGGTGGCCAGACGCTCGACGAAATCGGCCACCCTCATCTGCGGCCCATCCATCAAATCCGTCGCGCCGACAAGGCTCGTGGCGTCGCTGGCCGCAACGGTATCGCCATCCAGCGTCAACGTCAGCCGCAGCCCAGCCGGCAGGCCGGGAAAGAACGGCCCGAACGGCACCTTGATCCAGTCCATCTGTAACCCGTCGCTGCTGCGCGGCTGGTCCTTGGTCATCTCGACCATCGACATGAAATGCGGCTCGATCCCGTCGATAGTGGCCTTGGAGTGGCCGCCATGTCCGGCATGCCCATCGTGGCCGGAATGGTCCTGCTGTTTGCCATGACCGCCGTGACCGCCATGCCCGTGACCGTGACCGGGACCGTGGCTTTCCACCTCCTCCGCCTTCACCAGGTTCATGCCGCATTTAGGGCACTTGCCCGGTGCATCGCTGATCACCTCGGGGTGCATCGGGCAACTATATGCCCCCGACCCGCCCGCCTTGTCGTCGTGACCGGCATGATCGCCATGCGCGGAGGGCGCGTGGCTTGCATGCCCATGCCCATGCCCATGCCCGTGACCGTGGCTTTCCACCTCCTCCGCCTTCGCCAGGTTCATGCCGCATTTGGGGCACTTGCCCGGTGCGTCGCTGATCACCTCGGGGTGCATCGGGCAAGTGTATGCCCCCGACCCGCCCGCGTCGTGAGCGTGGCCCGCATGTGCGTGATCGGCGGGGTTTGGCCTGTCCTCCCGGGGCATGTCGTGGCCACCGTGCCCACCATGTCCATCGGACGCTGTTTCGCGCGGCACCAGCGTCATGCCACATTTGGGGCAGTCTCCGGGGGCGTCGCGGACGATTTCGGGGTGCATCGG contains:
- a CDS encoding NADH-quinone oxidoreductase subunit J — translated: MTVQMIFLAFFGGAAVWFGVVVFRTHSMVRSALALLFSQTAIGAMFLVMQAEFLGVLQIMMMATEMSVMAIFMVMFMMDPGGMGKMDMTHQKRLSLWAGGIGLLAALLLVWLPDWGPVALSVPGAHEQAADLGRELLGRSMFIFQSAGLTILTAMVAATMVAIVPNAEQSK
- a CDS encoding NADH-quinone oxidoreductase subunit H, with amino-acid sequence MSILVVLLSLAAGAYALAVIERWAVHGHLSLTGPAWAALALMGRESLLARKSDRLFFELGPVLLLVAGLMAVAVIPLAPGLIITDLATGALFLNAALAYVLVALIMAGWGPNGAYAMIAGWRFLGQFIAYAMLIVMPITAVAMRAESLSTVEIVASQAQLWNVLYQPMGFVLFVVAAMGLAWLPPLDLPDATGELAGGVEAEYTGVRLAVLRLARMVIILALAGATVTFYLGGWLGPWLPAWAWSAIKILAVAAAMLSVGRYMPRIREARYLALSWKLGISLALANIFVVGVIALVVPI
- the nuoK gene encoding NADH-quinone oxidoreductase subunit NuoK, whose product is MIVEMMIALSVGAGLFGIGLYGALSQTNLVMIIMGVELILAAALVNLVAFWRYLHPDEPAGQMFVLIVMAVMAVEMAVGFAIAIARFRVRGSVEMEEARELKG
- a CDS encoding NADH-quinone oxidoreductase subunit L, with protein sequence MLALIILAPLLAGLAALVLRRAPEAIALAGVGLGFVAAMALLAGIVSGGTMQLVLPGLPQMPLRLVATPLTAVFSAMVATVAACVLIYAVGYMRSDPEKPRFFGILLLFVAAMQALVLAGDWITVLAAWELIGFSSYLLIGFWHGRDGVPGAAMRAFLYTRSADLGLYLGIFVLIGWAGTAEISAALDITGTPALVAGLLLLIGAMGKSAQVPLQDWLQRAMAGPTPVSALLHSATLVAAGAILLIRVTPMLPAGALIAVGLVGGVTAVVAGLIALAERDLKRLLAASTSSQYGLMLLAIGAGVPVAALLHLIAHAAIKSTLFLGAGVFQHDRDSTDMDAVAGAGRARPLVLAAFGIAALALAGIPPLAGFFSKDAILAAALAAPGVVWLAPLALAGTVLTGAYMARALRVLWQGEAQPVLGKGMGWMGAGMAVLTALAAGLGFAFTPLEHLLEAELPPEGTAMILGLMAALSGLVLGWFIQPARLMGPVLPMAQRGFAVAGGMDGLVLRPSLAFAAACEGFERRLLASQLGLVRILSLGTASSAERSDNRLYAATLQVGRMNLRLGDSAETTDTKGIDGLIFGLVDRTIAAGRRLRLLQSGLIHRELALTVMGIAVIAAVLLILPMSS
- a CDS encoding heavy metal-binding domain-containing protein; the encoded protein is MTIAGAREGAMYGIRRAVAAAMARDLTAFVLPGPSVARSMGIDLANAHLRVVGTPRHADVLIVVGPIPDGLRDAAAVTYAQMPRPRAILALGAGDIAPLPDADVSAPLTRAGLADLRRVIAAGAFRADSGEFNAPALEVRVEYTCPMHPEIVRDAPGDCPKCGMTLVPRETASDGHGGHGGHDMPREDRPNPADHAHAGHAHDAGGSGAYTCPMHPEVISDAPGKCPKCGMNLAKAEEVESHGHGHGHGHGHASHAPSAHGDHAGHDDKAGGSGAYSCPMHPEVISDAPGKCPKCGMNLVKAEEVESHGPGHGHGHGGHGGHGKQQDHSGHDGHAGHGGHSKATIDGIEPHFMSMVEMTKDQPRSSDGLQMDWIKVPFGPFFPGLPAGLRLTLTLDGDTVAASDATSLVGATDLMDGPQMRVADFVERLATMMPLSSVSYRALACAAIEVAAGVEPDHDARRGRAAAVERERIASHLNWLAEFGLQSGFLWLAARAGALQLTVQGADVAGIATQAGAIRRLSRRVQAAPLMRMRLRRIARIGNDAPASGPVDRARGGGSDARTGDPTLKDLGFEMRVRNGGDALARLRLRCEEIAQSLDLIAAAGMIAVPQVPDVDRVSGEGEARIETPRGTASLRVKLANGKVVEADLDTPTDVNIALVETVTAQQELGDALSAVASLDLSPWEVRG